From one Streptomyces spiramyceticus genomic stretch:
- a CDS encoding MFS transporter, translated as MVAAKPSDGSGPLRRAGRAVGRALHLPFTGTAKGIRRATHAHGAGESGLGKLIELHAVNGAGDMMITIALASTVFFSVPTDEARGRVALYLAVTMAPFTILAPVIGPLFDRIPHGRRAAMAGAMLARSMLAVAMSGAVATGDLELYPAALGVLVSSKAYGVVRSAVVPRLLPPKFSLVKANSRVTLAGLLATGLAAPVGAGLQAIGPQWPLYGACALFTVGAFLAFTLPHKVDSAKGERKAMLLEHGLEHGHLQHRKPGLRTVGPSVLHGLQANAAIRGLSGFLIFFLAFLLRDDPLGGQSAAVSLGIVAVAAGVGNALGTAVGAWLKSRGPEKIIATVLGLTLCVAIGAAVVFGGLMVAVLGATAGLAQALAKLSLDALIQRDVPEQVRTSAFARSETLLQMAWVAGGAIGIALPLNGSLGMGVAAGLLATGAALSVRGLLHAPRRGTPHPRAA; from the coding sequence GTGGTTGCCGCAAAGCCGTCCGACGGATCCGGTCCACTCCGCAGAGCGGGCCGTGCGGTCGGCCGCGCCCTGCACTTGCCGTTCACCGGTACGGCCAAGGGCATCCGCCGCGCCACCCACGCCCACGGAGCGGGCGAGTCCGGTCTCGGCAAGCTGATCGAGCTGCACGCCGTGAACGGCGCCGGCGACATGATGATCACCATCGCGCTCGCCTCCACGGTCTTCTTCTCCGTCCCCACGGACGAGGCACGCGGCCGCGTAGCGCTCTATCTGGCGGTCACCATGGCCCCCTTCACGATCCTCGCCCCGGTGATCGGCCCGCTCTTCGACCGCATTCCGCACGGCCGCCGGGCGGCCATGGCGGGTGCGATGCTGGCCCGCTCGATGCTGGCGGTCGCGATGTCCGGCGCGGTGGCGACGGGCGATCTGGAGCTGTATCCGGCGGCGCTGGGCGTGCTGGTGTCTTCGAAGGCGTACGGAGTCGTACGCAGCGCCGTCGTCCCACGCCTCCTCCCGCCCAAGTTCTCCCTCGTAAAGGCGAACTCGCGGGTGACCCTGGCCGGTCTGCTGGCGACGGGCCTGGCCGCTCCGGTAGGGGCGGGTCTGCAGGCGATCGGGCCTCAGTGGCCGCTGTACGGGGCGTGCGCGCTGTTCACCGTCGGCGCGTTCCTGGCGTTCACGCTGCCGCACAAGGTCGACTCCGCGAAGGGCGAGCGGAAGGCCATGCTGCTGGAGCACGGCCTGGAGCACGGCCACCTGCAGCACCGCAAGCCCGGCCTGCGGACCGTCGGGCCTTCCGTACTGCACGGCCTCCAGGCCAATGCGGCGATTCGCGGCCTGTCCGGTTTCCTGATCTTCTTCCTGGCGTTCCTGCTGCGCGACGACCCGCTCGGCGGGCAGAGCGCCGCCGTGTCGCTGGGGATCGTCGCCGTCGCGGCGGGGGTGGGCAACGCCCTCGGTACGGCCGTGGGGGCGTGGCTCAAGTCCCGCGGCCCCGAGAAGATCATCGCGACGGTGCTGGGGCTGACGCTGTGCGTGGCCATCGGCGCGGCGGTGGTCTTCGGCGGGCTGATGGTCGCGGTGCTCGGCGCGACCGCCGGCCTGGCCCAGGCCCTGGCCAAGCTGTCGCTGGACGCCCTGATCCAGCGGGACGTGCCCGAGCAGGTACGGACGTCCGCGTTCGCCAGGTCGGAGACGCTGCTCCAAATGGCGTGGGTGGCGGGCGGAGCCATCGGAATCGCCCTGCCGCTCAACGGCTCGCTGGGCATGGGCGTCGCAGCGGGCCTTCTCGCGACGGGCGCGGCACTGTCCGTACGGGGCCTCCTGCACGCTCCCCGGCGCGGCACGCCGCACCCCCGCGCGGCGTGA
- a CDS encoding 1,4-dihydroxy-6-naphthoate synthase, with protein MTDRLRIAYSPCPNDTFVFDAWAHGRVPGAPELDVTFADIDITNGMAERGEFDVLKVSYAVLPWVLEEYALLPCGGALGRGCGPLVLVNKHSLAREAGVDLTGKTVAVPSERSTAYLLFRLWAADVLPGGVGEVVVMPFHEIMPAVRDGKVDAGLVIHEARFTYQDYGLHCLADMGEHWELTTGLPIPLGAIIAKRSLGTERLHDIAAAARTSVLMAWDDPQASRPYVLEHAQEMNPAVADQHIGLYVNEFTADLGEDGYAAVRGLLTRAAAEGLVPPLDRDALAFE; from the coding sequence ATGACTGACAGGTTGCGGATCGCCTATTCGCCTTGCCCGAACGACACCTTCGTCTTCGACGCGTGGGCGCACGGCCGGGTGCCGGGGGCGCCCGAGCTCGATGTGACGTTCGCGGACATCGACATCACCAACGGGATGGCGGAGCGCGGGGAATTCGACGTGCTCAAGGTGTCGTACGCCGTGCTGCCGTGGGTCCTTGAGGAGTACGCACTGCTGCCGTGCGGCGGGGCACTGGGGCGGGGCTGCGGGCCGCTGGTGCTTGTGAACAAGCACAGCCTGGCCCGGGAGGCCGGTGTCGACCTGACGGGGAAGACCGTCGCCGTGCCGAGCGAGCGCTCGACGGCGTATCTGCTGTTCCGGCTGTGGGCGGCGGATGTTCTGCCGGGTGGGGTCGGCGAGGTCGTCGTCATGCCGTTCCACGAGATCATGCCGGCGGTGCGCGACGGCAAGGTCGACGCGGGGCTCGTCATCCACGAGGCGCGCTTCACCTATCAGGATTACGGACTGCACTGCCTCGCCGACATGGGCGAGCACTGGGAACTGACGACCGGCCTGCCGATCCCGCTGGGCGCGATCATCGCCAAGCGCTCGCTGGGCACGGAGCGCCTGCACGACATCGCGGCGGCGGCGCGGACGTCGGTGCTGATGGCGTGGGACGACCCGCAGGCGTCGCGGCCGTACGTGCTGGAGCACGCGCAGGAAATGAATCCAGCGGTGGCGGATCAGCACATTGGGCTGTACGTGAACGAGTTCACGGCGGATTTGGGTGAGGACGGGTACGCGGCGGTACGGGGTTTGCTCACACGGGCGGCGGCGGAGGGCCTGGTTCCGCCCCTGGACCGGGACGCGCTGGCGTTCGAGTAA
- a CDS encoding helicase C-terminal domain-containing protein encodes MGTGERNQEAHVSEGSGATPPRTLAEALRTRDDASLAALLRARPDLLSPVPSDLSQLATRAATRASVVRALEHLDRFTLQTAEALAVAPDPAPYEALRSLMTGDDGDPAIDAALPGAVATLREQALLWGGNDRLRLVRTARELLAPSPGHPSPTGLGPTVAEATAGMSPGRWQEILAAAGLPTTHDPVSAGAALTSLFTDRARMSALLDTAPPEALMVLERLVWGPPYGEVTADPTRPVRWLRDRGLLLPTSLRTVVLPREAALHLRAGRAHRTPEPVPPAVTPAAEYSPQVVDRTAAGQAYMALSTIEELLKDWNEGGPAVMRSGGLSVRDLKRTATALDLPEPTAAFWVELAYAAGLLAPDGEPSERYAATPAYDDWLDLAPQDRWARLAAAWLNATRTAGLIGGQDVKGRALSALGPDLDRSAAPEVRRRVLDLLAGLPEGAAPTPENVLARLRWERPLRAAAASAPDGGGDLRSRIALWTLNEAELLGVTGRGALSAHGRALLGTGRAGAGRAAADRAETGRAGGAARPSDAEAAASAVRAAVLLAPLIPEPLDHVLLQADLTAVAPGPLQRPLADTLGVLADVESKGGATVYRFTPASVRRALDAGHAASDLHTFLAAHSRTPVPQPLSYLIDDVARKHGHLRVGAASAYVRCDDDAMLGEILADKRSQPLGLRRLAPTVLAAQTDPATLLEGLRSMGFAPAAESAAGDVLITRTDAYRTPPRTAPAPVPEGPPTPDDTLLGAALRAIRAGDMASTAVRKDTPAERSEGHAKSPGELPRTTAAETLATVQAAALTGSAVWIGYVNAEGAASQRVIAPVRVEGGFVTAYDHTADEVRTYPLHRITGVAELADSP; translated from the coding sequence ATGGGGACCGGCGAGCGCAACCAGGAGGCGCACGTGTCCGAAGGATCAGGCGCAACGCCACCACGCACGCTCGCGGAAGCCCTGCGCACCCGCGACGACGCGTCGCTGGCCGCGTTGCTGCGCGCCCGCCCCGACCTGCTCTCGCCCGTCCCGAGCGACCTCTCGCAGCTCGCCACCCGTGCGGCGACCCGCGCCTCCGTCGTGCGTGCCCTGGAGCACCTCGACCGGTTCACGCTCCAGACTGCCGAGGCCCTCGCTGTGGCGCCCGACCCGGCTCCCTACGAGGCGCTGCGCTCGCTGATGACCGGCGACGACGGCGACCCGGCGATCGACGCCGCGCTGCCCGGGGCCGTCGCCACCCTGCGCGAGCAGGCGCTGCTGTGGGGCGGCAACGACCGGCTGCGGCTGGTGCGTACCGCTCGCGAGCTGCTCGCCCCCTCCCCCGGGCACCCGTCCCCCACCGGCCTCGGCCCAACCGTCGCCGAGGCGACCGCCGGGATGTCGCCGGGGCGGTGGCAGGAGATCCTGGCCGCGGCCGGGCTGCCCACCACGCACGACCCGGTGTCGGCCGGCGCCGCGCTGACCTCGCTGTTCACCGACCGCGCCCGCATGTCGGCGCTGCTCGACACGGCCCCGCCCGAGGCCCTGATGGTGCTGGAGCGGCTGGTGTGGGGGCCGCCGTACGGCGAGGTGACCGCCGACCCCACGCGGCCCGTGCGCTGGCTGCGCGACCGCGGCCTCCTGCTGCCCACGAGCCTGCGTACGGTCGTGCTGCCGCGCGAGGCCGCCCTGCATCTGCGCGCCGGGCGCGCGCACCGCACGCCGGAGCCCGTGCCGCCCGCCGTCACGCCCGCCGCTGAATACAGTCCCCAGGTTGTGGACCGTACGGCCGCGGGCCAGGCGTACATGGCGCTGTCCACCATCGAGGAGCTGCTCAAGGACTGGAACGAGGGCGGCCCGGCCGTCATGCGCTCCGGCGGCCTGAGCGTCCGCGACCTCAAGCGCACGGCCACCGCCCTCGACCTGCCGGAGCCCACGGCCGCCTTCTGGGTCGAACTGGCTTACGCGGCGGGGCTGTTGGCGCCGGACGGCGAGCCCTCCGAGCGGTACGCCGCCACGCCCGCGTACGACGACTGGCTCGACCTCGCGCCGCAGGACCGCTGGGCCCGCCTCGCCGCCGCCTGGCTCAACGCCACCCGGACGGCGGGCCTGATCGGCGGCCAGGACGTCAAGGGCCGCGCCCTCTCGGCCCTCGGCCCCGACCTCGACCGCTCGGCGGCCCCCGAGGTACGCCGCCGCGTCCTCGACCTCCTCGCCGGACTCCCCGAGGGCGCCGCGCCCACCCCGGAGAATGTGCTGGCCCGGCTGCGCTGGGAGCGCCCGCTGCGCGCCGCCGCCGCTTCCGCTCCCGACGGCGGCGGTGACCTGCGCTCCCGTATCGCCCTGTGGACCCTGAACGAGGCCGAACTCCTCGGCGTCACAGGCCGGGGCGCACTCTCCGCCCACGGCCGCGCACTGCTGGGCACGGGCCGGGCGGGTGCGGGCCGGGCGGCTGCCGACCGGGCAGAGACGGGCCGGGCGGGCGGCGCGGCCCGGCCGAGTGACGCCGAGGCCGCCGCGTCCGCCGTGCGCGCCGCCGTACTGCTCGCACCGCTCATCCCCGAGCCCCTCGACCACGTACTCCTCCAGGCCGACCTCACCGCCGTCGCACCCGGCCCGCTCCAGCGCCCGCTCGCCGACACGCTGGGCGTCCTCGCCGACGTCGAGTCGAAGGGCGGGGCGACGGTGTACCGCTTCACGCCCGCCTCCGTACGCCGCGCACTCGACGCCGGACACGCCGCCTCCGACCTCCACACCTTCCTCGCCGCACACAGCCGTACGCCCGTACCGCAGCCGCTGAGCTACCTCATCGACGACGTCGCCCGGAAGCACGGGCACCTCAGGGTCGGCGCCGCTTCCGCCTATGTGCGCTGCGACGACGACGCGATGCTGGGCGAGATCCTCGCCGACAAGCGGTCGCAGCCGCTGGGCCTGCGACGCCTCGCCCCCACGGTGCTGGCCGCGCAGACCGACCCGGCGACGCTCCTCGAAGGCCTGCGCTCGATGGGCTTCGCGCCCGCCGCCGAGTCCGCGGCCGGAGACGTGCTGATCACCAGGACCGATGCCTACCGCACGCCGCCCCGCACCGCGCCCGCCCCTGTCCCGGAGGGGCCGCCGACGCCGGACGACACGCTGCTGGGCGCGGCGCTGCGCGCGATCCGGGCCGGCGACATGGCGTCGACGGCTGTGCGCAAGGACACCCCGGCAGAGCGGTCGGAGGGGCACGCGAAGTCCCCCGGGGAGCTGCCCCGCACCACCGCCGCCGAGACCCTCGCCACCGTCCAGGCCGCGGCCCTCACCGGCTCGGCCGTCTGGATCGGGTACGTCAACGCGGAAGGCGCGGCCAGCCAGCGCGTGATCGCGCCGGTGCGTGTCGAGGGCGGTTTCGTGACGGCGTACGACCACACGGCCGACGAGGTACGGACGTACCCGCTGCACCGCATCACGGGCGTCGCGGAGCTGGCCGACAGTCCGTAG
- a CDS encoding HAD family hydrolase — protein sequence MAVMATHPLTVGFDLDMTLIDSRPGIRAAYQALSAETGTYIDADLAVTRLGPPLELELAHWFPAARIQEMGDRYRAIYPEYAITPSPAMTGAREAVAAVRAAGGRAVVVTAKHEPNAKLHLAHLGIEPHAVIGWLWAEAKAEALREHGASVYVGDHTGDVRGARAADALSVAVPTGPCGVDELREAGADVVLADLTTFPAWLNSYCAERA from the coding sequence ATGGCCGTCATGGCTACGCACCCGCTGACGGTCGGTTTCGACCTGGACATGACGCTCATCGACTCCAGGCCCGGCATCAGGGCCGCGTATCAGGCGCTTTCCGCCGAGACCGGGACATACATCGACGCCGACCTGGCGGTCACCCGGCTCGGCCCGCCCCTGGAGCTGGAGTTGGCGCACTGGTTCCCCGCCGCCCGTATCCAGGAGATGGGCGACCGCTACCGCGCGATCTACCCGGAGTACGCCATCACGCCGTCCCCCGCCATGACGGGCGCGCGTGAAGCCGTCGCGGCGGTACGGGCTGCCGGCGGCCGGGCCGTCGTCGTCACCGCGAAGCACGAGCCGAACGCCAAGCTCCACCTCGCGCACCTCGGCATCGAGCCGCACGCCGTCATCGGCTGGCTCTGGGCGGAGGCCAAGGCGGAGGCTCTGCGCGAGCACGGCGCGTCGGTGTACGTCGGCGACCACACCGGGGACGTACGCGGGGCGCGGGCGGCGGACGCGCTGTCCGTTGCCGTACCCACCGGTCCCTGCGGCGTGGACGAACTGCGCGAGGCCGGTGCGGACGTGGTCCTGGCCGACCTCACCACGTTCCCGGCCTGGCTGAACTCCTACTGCGCGGAACGCGCCTGA
- a CDS encoding glycosyltransferase 87 family protein encodes MLAVSLAALASLCLVQHIPMADTLVYRAEGAAVANGTDLYGFTVTEWKLPATYPPFAAILFVPTIWLPLGALKVAFAVGNAALLALLVHLSCRFAGIPAGPARPALVLAGTAVGLWLEPVFQTILFGQINLALVCLVLWDLSRRDDAVGKGFAVGIAAGIKITPAIFIVYLLITGRVRAGLTALASFVGTVLLGALVLPHASVDFWTRRIFETGRVGKAWIVDNQSLQGLFARVLHDAEPGLLWMVPAALVGLAGLWVARRSGPVWGVLVTALTALLVSPISWSHHWVWCVPVVAVLVAEKRVRLAAVVGVAFAARTMWVLPHDGDLDLRFAWWQQVLASPYPLLGVGLVVWVAMRGRAGADGPRPEVPGPRGESRGRGWNEYLAGVAGRGRRD; translated from the coding sequence TTGCTCGCCGTATCGCTGGCCGCGCTGGCCTCGCTCTGCCTGGTCCAGCACATCCCCATGGCCGACACCCTCGTCTACCGGGCGGAAGGTGCGGCCGTCGCCAACGGCACCGATCTGTACGGCTTCACCGTCACCGAGTGGAAGCTGCCCGCCACCTATCCGCCGTTCGCCGCGATCCTCTTCGTGCCGACGATCTGGCTGCCCCTCGGCGCTCTCAAGGTCGCCTTCGCCGTGGGCAACGCGGCGCTCCTCGCACTGCTGGTGCACCTCTCCTGCCGGTTCGCCGGGATCCCGGCCGGGCCCGCGCGGCCCGCTCTCGTCCTCGCGGGCACCGCCGTCGGCCTCTGGCTCGAACCCGTCTTCCAGACGATCCTTTTCGGGCAGATCAACCTGGCCCTGGTCTGTCTCGTCCTGTGGGACCTGTCCCGCAGGGACGACGCCGTCGGCAAGGGCTTCGCCGTCGGTATCGCGGCCGGCATCAAGATCACACCGGCCATCTTCATCGTCTACCTGCTGATCACCGGTCGCGTACGGGCCGGCCTGACCGCACTCGCCTCCTTCGTCGGCACGGTGCTTCTCGGCGCGCTCGTACTCCCGCACGCCAGCGTCGACTTCTGGACCCGGCGGATCTTCGAGACCGGGCGGGTCGGCAAGGCGTGGATCGTCGACAACCAGTCGCTGCAGGGCCTGTTCGCCCGCGTACTGCACGATGCGGAGCCCGGGCTCCTGTGGATGGTGCCTGCGGCGCTGGTCGGCCTCGCCGGGCTCTGGGTGGCACGCCGCTCCGGCCCGGTGTGGGGCGTGCTGGTCACCGCGCTCACCGCGCTGCTGGTCTCGCCGATCAGCTGGTCCCACCACTGGGTGTGGTGCGTGCCGGTGGTGGCGGTGCTGGTCGCGGAGAAGCGGGTGCGGCTCGCGGCGGTGGTGGGGGTGGCCTTCGCGGCGCGCACGATGTGGGTGCTGCCGCACGACGGCGACCTGGATCTGCGGTTCGCGTGGTGGCAGCAGGTTCTGGCTTCGCCTTATCCGCTGCTGGGGGTGGGGCTGGTGGTGTGGGTGGCGATGCGGGGCCGTGCCGGAGCCGACGGGCCTCGGCCCGAGGTGCCGGGGCCGCGTGGTGAGTCCCGGGGGCGGGGCTGGAACGAGTACCTCGCCGGTGTCGCGGGGCGGGGGCGTCGCGATTGA
- a CDS encoding futalosine hydrolase: MRVLVVTAVPAERDAVTRAFGPGFAVDVIAAGVGPAAAAAGAATALAARPYGLVISAGIGGGFRLVAPPESVVVADAIVAADLGAETPDGYVPVTALGFGTVEHRPPAALVRAVADATGAVTGTVLTVSTVTGSAARADELRARHPQAAAEAMEGFGVAEAAALHGVPVLEIRAVSNAVGPRDRSAWRIGEALDALSAAFGKLAPVLEGWE, translated from the coding sequence ATGCGTGTTCTCGTCGTGACCGCGGTACCCGCCGAGCGGGACGCGGTCACGCGCGCGTTCGGCCCCGGTTTCGCGGTCGATGTCATCGCTGCCGGGGTGGGCCCGGCGGCCGCCGCCGCAGGAGCCGCGACCGCGCTGGCCGCTCGCCCGTACGGCCTCGTGATCTCGGCCGGGATCGGCGGCGGGTTCCGGCTCGTCGCCCCGCCCGAGTCCGTGGTCGTCGCCGACGCGATCGTCGCGGCCGATCTGGGCGCCGAGACCCCCGACGGCTACGTCCCGGTGACCGCCCTCGGCTTCGGCACCGTGGAGCACCGGCCGCCCGCCGCTCTCGTACGGGCCGTCGCGGACGCCACCGGCGCGGTGACCGGCACCGTGCTGACCGTCTCCACCGTGACCGGTTCCGCCGCCCGGGCCGACGAACTGCGCGCCCGCCATCCGCAGGCCGCCGCGGAGGCGATGGAGGGCTTCGGCGTCGCCGAGGCGGCCGCGCTGCACGGCGTGCCGGTGCTGGAGATCCGCGCCGTGTCGAACGCGGTGGGGCCGCGCGACCGGTCGGCCTGGCGCATCGGGGAGGCACTGGATGCGCTCAGCGCGGCGTTCGGGAAGCTCGCGCCCGTACTCGAAGGTTGGGAATGA
- a CDS encoding cold-shock protein, translated as MPTGKVKWFNSEKGFGFLSRDDGGDVFVHSSVLPAGVDALKPGQRVEFGVVAGQRGDQALTVTILDPTPSVAAAQRRKPDELASIVQDLTTLLESITPVLERGRYPDKAAGKKIAGLLRAVADQLDV; from the coding sequence GTGCCTACCGGCAAGGTCAAGTGGTTCAACAGCGAGAAGGGCTTCGGCTTTCTCTCCCGCGACGACGGCGGCGACGTCTTCGTTCACTCGTCGGTGCTCCCTGCCGGAGTCGACGCCCTGAAGCCCGGCCAGCGTGTCGAGTTCGGCGTCGTGGCAGGTCAACGCGGTGACCAGGCGCTGACGGTGACGATCCTCGACCCGACCCCGTCGGTAGCGGCCGCGCAGCGGCGCAAACCGGACGAACTGGCCTCGATCGTGCAGGACCTGACCACGTTGCTGGAGAGCATTACGCCGGTGCTGGAGCGCGGGCGTTACCCGGACAAGGCGGCGGGCAAGAAGATCGCGGGCCTGCTGCGTGCGGTGGCGGACCAGCTGGACGTCTAG
- a CDS encoding DNA repair helicase XPB encodes MNGPLIVQSDKTLLLEVDHDRADACRRAIAPFAELERAPEHIHTYRVTPLGLWNARAAGHDAEQVVDALVEFSRYPVPHALLVDVAETMARYGRLTLSKHPVHGLVLTSTDRPVLEEILRSKKVQPLVGTRIDADTVAVHPSERGQIKQTLLKLGWPAEDLAGYVDGEAHAIELAENGWALRPYQKQAVEGFWHGGSGVVVLPCGAGKTLVGAGAMAQAKATTLILVTNTVSARQWKHELVKRTSLTEDEIGEYSGTRKEIRPVTIATYQVLTTKRKGIYPHLELFDSRDWGLIVYDEVHLLPAPVFKFTADLQARRRLGLTATLVREDGRESDVFSLIGPKRFDAPWKEIEAQGYIAPADCVEVRVNLTDSERLAYATAETEEKYRYCATTATKRKVTEALVRRFAGQQILVIGQYIDQLDELGEHLDAPVIKGETSNAQREKLFEAFRQGEISVLVVSKVANFSIDLPEATVAIQVSGTFGSRQEEAQRLGRVLRPKADGHQAHFYSVVARDTIDQDFAAHRQRFLAEQGYAYRIVDADELMA; translated from the coding sequence GTGAACGGACCCCTCATCGTCCAGAGCGACAAGACCCTGCTCCTGGAAGTCGATCACGACAGGGCCGACGCCTGCCGCCGTGCCATCGCGCCCTTCGCCGAGCTGGAGCGCGCCCCCGAGCACATCCACACCTACCGGGTGACGCCGCTCGGCCTGTGGAACGCGCGGGCCGCCGGTCACGACGCCGAGCAGGTCGTCGACGCGCTCGTCGAGTTCTCCCGCTACCCCGTCCCGCACGCGCTGCTCGTCGACGTCGCCGAGACGATGGCCCGCTACGGCCGCCTCACCCTCTCCAAGCACCCCGTGCACGGTCTCGTCCTGACGTCCACGGACCGCCCCGTACTGGAAGAAATCCTCCGCTCGAAGAAGGTCCAGCCGCTGGTCGGGACCCGTATCGACGCGGACACGGTCGCCGTCCACCCCTCCGAGCGCGGCCAGATCAAGCAGACGCTGCTCAAGTTGGGCTGGCCCGCGGAGGACCTCGCGGGTTACGTCGACGGCGAGGCGCACGCGATCGAGCTCGCGGAGAACGGCTGGGCGCTGCGCCCGTACCAGAAGCAGGCCGTCGAGGGCTTCTGGCACGGCGGCTCGGGCGTCGTGGTCCTCCCCTGCGGCGCCGGCAAGACCCTGGTCGGCGCGGGCGCCATGGCCCAGGCCAAGGCGACCACCCTGATCCTCGTCACGAATACGGTTTCCGCGCGCCAGTGGAAGCACGAGCTGGTGAAGCGGACCTCGTTGACCGAGGACGAGATCGGTGAGTACAGCGGTACGCGGAAGGAAATCCGCCCCGTCACCATCGCGACGTACCAGGTCCTGACGACGAAGCGGAAGGGCATCTACCCGCACCTGGAGCTCTTCGACTCCCGTGACTGGGGCCTGATCGTGTACGACGAGGTGCACCTGCTGCCCGCGCCCGTCTTCAAGTTCACGGCGGACCTCCAGGCGCGGCGCCGGCTCGGGCTCACGGCGACGCTCGTGCGCGAGGACGGCCGCGAGTCGGACGTCTTCTCGCTGATCGGGCCGAAGCGTTTCGACGCGCCCTGGAAGGAGATCGAGGCACAGGGTTACATCGCCCCGGCGGACTGTGTCGAGGTCCGGGTCAACCTGACCGACAGCGAGCGTCTCGCCTACGCGACGGCCGAGACGGAAGAGAAGTACCGCTACTGCGCGACGACCGCGACCAAGCGGAAGGTGACTGAGGCGCTGGTACGGAGGTTCGCCGGCCAGCAGATCCTGGTCATCGGCCAGTACATCGACCAGCTGGACGAGCTGGGCGAGCACCTGGACGCGCCGGTCATCAAGGGCGAGACGTCCAACGCGCAGCGCGAGAAGCTCTTCGAGGCGTTCCGGCAGGGCGAGATCAGTGTGCTGGTCGTGTCGAAGGTCGCGAACTTCTCGATCGACCTGCCGGAGGCGACGGTCGCCATTCAGGTGTCGGGCACGTTCGGCTCCCGGCAGGAGGAGGCGCAGCGCCTCGGCCGCGTGCTGCGCCCGAAGGCGGACGGGCACCAGGCGCACTTCTACTCGGTGGTCGCGCGCGACACGATCGACCAGGACTTCGCGGCGCACCGCCAGCGGTTCCTGGCGGAGCAGGGTTACGCGTACCGGATCGTGGACGCGGACGAGCTGATGGCGTAA
- a CDS encoding DUF2771 domain-containing protein encodes MTVALLSGKARRTTAVIGAVSAGLLVLSACGDKPTPLATVTVGTDSVHTEASCYNDGSAIKESLLQGCLNKKAEKTVKVSMDDKVRFGVDPEIADEGWTLFINGQQAEQEPYKKSYRSIPGSAFFAAQQQQQPGAPSPDEAQVSIVETKGKKLTGIWHFKLEKTS; translated from the coding sequence ATGACCGTTGCGCTCCTCTCTGGTAAGGCCCGCCGCACCACCGCTGTCATCGGCGCCGTGTCGGCCGGGCTCCTCGTCCTGTCCGCCTGCGGCGACAAGCCGACGCCGCTCGCGACCGTGACGGTCGGCACGGATTCGGTGCACACCGAGGCCTCGTGCTACAACGACGGCTCCGCGATCAAGGAATCCCTGCTCCAGGGCTGCCTGAACAAGAAGGCCGAGAAGACCGTCAAGGTCTCGATGGACGACAAGGTCCGCTTCGGCGTCGACCCCGAGATCGCCGACGAGGGCTGGACGCTCTTCATCAACGGCCAGCAGGCCGAGCAGGAGCCGTACAAGAAGTCGTACCGCTCCATCCCGGGCAGTGCCTTCTTCGCCGCCCAGCAACAGCAGCAGCCGGGCGCCCCGAGCCCCGACGAGGCGCAGGTCAGCATCGTCGAGACCAAGGGCAAGAAGCTCACCGGCATCTGGCACTTCAAGCTGGAGAAGACCTCCTGA
- a CDS encoding transposase — protein MKRPEQKLEPLDVTDEERRTLESWVRRRRTAQSHEAKDMALRAQIVLASTRPGDDGNPVSPRVVAHRLGISYETAAKWRSRFVEDRLDGLTGPDVPFVPDVPADETARRPAPPGPSAEPFDPDEVYDVVGLYLAPPERAMALCTAEKPSHTAPPAEAAALLSALDATTGEVLGSLHRRHRAVEFRRFLSRVDADVPEELQVHVVCDNYATHRAPTVKNWLLAHPRFHPHFTPADSPWPTLRLGSVPAVEEDVRLWSAAWDAAPKPYVWTA, from the coding sequence ATGAAGCGTCCGGAACAAAAGCTCGAACCGCTCGACGTGACCGACGAAGAGCGCAGGACGCTGGAGAGCTGGGTCCGGCGGCGCAGGACCGCCCAGTCCCACGAAGCCAAGGACATGGCCCTGCGCGCCCAGATCGTGCTGGCCTCGACCCGCCCCGGCGACGACGGAAACCCCGTGTCACCGCGTGTCGTGGCGCACCGACTGGGGATCTCCTACGAGACCGCGGCGAAGTGGCGCAGCCGGTTCGTGGAGGACCGGCTGGACGGGCTGACCGGCCCCGACGTGCCCTTCGTCCCCGACGTACCGGCCGACGAGACGGCGCGCCGTCCCGCACCGCCGGGGCCGTCCGCCGAACCGTTCGACCCGGACGAGGTGTACGACGTGGTGGGGCTGTATCTGGCTCCGCCCGAGCGGGCCATGGCCCTGTGCACGGCCGAAAAGCCGTCGCACACCGCTCCCCCGGCCGAGGCCGCCGCACTCCTCAGCGCACTGGACGCGACCACGGGCGAGGTCCTCGGCTCGCTGCACCGCAGGCACCGGGCGGTCGAGTTCCGCAGGTTCCTGTCCAGGGTCGACGCGGACGTCCCCGAGGAGCTCCAGGTACACGTCGTCTGCGACAACTACGCCACCCACCGGGCGCCGACCGTGAAGAACTGGCTGCTGGCACACCCCCGCTTCCACCCGCACTTCACGCCCGCGGACTCGCCGTGGCCGACGCTGCGGCTGGGGTCCGTACCCGCCGTGGAGGAGGACGTCCGCCTGTGGTCCGCCGCGTGGGACGCCGCGCCGAAGCCGTACGTCTGGACGGCCTGA